AACGGCAGCTCGCCCCGAGCCCACAGCTCGGCCATGCGGGCGCTGGTGCCCGTGCCGCACGGCGAGCGGTCGAACCAGCCGGGGTGGATGGCCATCGCGTGCCGCGACAGCCGCGCGTCGGAGCCCGGGGCGAGGAATTCGACGTGATGGCAGTGGTCCACCCCGTCGATGCTCGGGTGTCGCGGCGGTGCCGTGGCGTTGATGGCGGCCATGATGTCCAGTCCGGCCCGCAGGACGTCATCGGCTCGCGACCGGTCGAAGGGCAGGCCCACGTCGTCGAGTTCGACCATGGCGTAGTAGTTGCCGCCGAAGGCCAGGCTGTAGGGCACGTCCCCGAGTCCGGGCACGGCCACGACCTTGTCCAGGCGGTCCACGAAGCTCGGGACGTTCTCGATCGTCACCGACTCGGCGTGGCCGTCGGCGACGGCCACCCTGGCGACGACCACCCCGGCCGGGGTGTCCAGCCGGATGACGGTCTCCGGTTCGTGCACCTCGACCATCCCGGTCTCGACGAGCACCGAGGCGACCCCGATCGTCCCGTGGCCGCACATCGGCAGGAAGCCGGAGACCTCGATGAACAGCACGCCCCAGTCGCAGTCCGGCCGGGTGCTCGGCTGCAGGATCGCCCCGCTCATCGCGGCATGGCCCCGAGGCTCGGTCACGAGGAACGTGCGCAGCTCGTCGAGGTGCTCGATCGCGTGCAGCCGACGCTCGTTCATGGTGGCACCGGGGATGACACCGACGCCGCCGGTGACGACGCGCGTCGGCATCCCCTCGGTGTGTGAGTCGACCGCGCTGACGGTCCTGATGGATCGCACGGCTTGTCGCCCTCCCGATCGCCTGCGGCTCAGCGGTTCTTCGTGTAGGCCAGGGCCCGTTCGGTGTCCCGCCGGACGGCCGCCGCCGCCGTCTCGGACAGCGGACCGCGCGGCGGACGGGTCGCGCCGCCGTAGCTCTCGCCGATCACGTCGATCGACAGCTTGATGGCCTGGACGAACTCGGTCTTGGAGTCCCAGGCGAACACCGGGACCATGTTGCGGTACAGGTCGCGGGCCTCGAAGACCTTGCCCGCCATGACCAGCCGGTACAGCTCGACGGCCTCTCGTGGGAAGGCGTTCGGGTAGCCCGCGAACCAGCCGGTCGCCCCCGCCACCAGCGACTCGAACAGCAGGTCGTCCGCCCCCGCGATGACCTGCAGGCTCGTCTTGTCGAGGATCTCCAGGACGCGGCGCACGTCCCCGGAGAACTCCTTGACGGCGACGAGGTTGTCGAGTCCGTCGATCTTGGCGAGCAGATCGGGCGTGAGGTCGACCTTCGTGTCGAAGGGATTGTTGTAGGCCATGATCGGCAGGCCCACCTCGTTCACCTTCTCGTAGTGCTCGATGATCTCGCCCTCGTTCGCGCGGAAGATCGTCGGCGGGAGCAGTAACACGCCCGCCGCACCGTCCTCGGCGGCGAGTTCGGCCCAGTGCTTGGCCTGGTGCCAGCCCACGCCGTGCACGCCCGCGACGACGAGACCCCGATCGCCGACGGTCTCCACCGCGACCTGGATCACCTTGCGGCGCTCCTCGTCGGTGAGGGAGGAGTACTCGCCGAGGGATCCGTTCGGGCCGACGCCTCGGCAGCCGTTGTTCATCAGCCAGTCGCAGTGCGCGGCGAAGCGGTCGAAGTCGACGGCGAGGCCCGCAGGAGCGTTCGGGTCCTCCTTGAAGGGAAGCGTGGTGGCGACGATGACGCCGCCGAGGTCGAACTTCGTGCCGGTCATGGGGTGTGTCCTTCCTGTGCAGTCGGGGCGGCCGGGAGCGCCGCCAGTTCCGCGAGACTGATCGGCGCCGCAATGGGCCGCCGGTCGGTGGAGGCGTCGGCGATGACTCCGTCGGGCGTGGTCTGCCCGAGGATCTCCTCGACGTTCCTGCCGCACATCCGGGCCTGGCAGATGCCGAGCCCTGCGCGGCTGGTGAGCTTGGTGGAGCGCAGTCCCCTGGACCGGGTCGCCGTGACGGTGTCGACGAGTTCGCCGTGGGTGACCTCTTCGCACCGGCACAGCACGGTGTCGCCGTCCAGCCAGGCGGTCCAGCCCGGTCGGATGCCGTGCGCTCCTTCGATCCGTGCCGCGAAGCGGGTGGTGCTCACGCGCCTGCGGCGGAGCCGGGCGGTCCGTCGTTCGTCGGCGGCGCCCGCGGCGGCCAGTCCGGCCAGCGCCCCCTCGGTCTCGGCCGCCTGCGCACCGCCGATGCCGGTGATCTCCCCTGCGGCGAAGACGTCCTCAACGCTGGTGCGGCCGTCCTGATCCGTGACGACGAAGCGGTCGGGCCCGATCCGGCAGCCTGCCGCGATGGCCAGTTCGAGCCTCGGGGTGAAGCCGTGGCTGACGCAGACGGCGTCCACCTCGATGCGCCGCTCGGTGCCCGGCAGCGGCGCCCACGTCGAGTCCAGTCGCGCGACGGTGACCGACTCGACCCGCTCGCCGCCGTGGGCGGCGACCACGGCGGAGCCGGTGACGTACGGGATGCGGTGTCTCAGCTGGCTGAGCAGGTAACCGCCCAGCTCGCCGCCTTTGCCCAGGGCGGAGAACAGCTCCCACGGCCGGGCGGTCCAGTTCCGGACGAGGGCGGGCAGGCGGGCCGCCTCGTGGATGCCGACGACGCGGGCGTCGGTGTGGGTCAGGGCGGCGGCGACCGGCAGGAGGAACGGTCCGGCGCCCGCCACCAGGACGCGCCCGCCGACCGCGACCCGCTCCCCCTTCGCGAGTGCCTGCGCCGCCCCGGCGGAGTAGACGCCCGGCAGGTCCCAGCCGGGGAACGGGAGGGTCCGGTCGTGGGCGCCGGTAGCGAGGACGAGGGCGTCGGGCAGCAGCGTGCGCGGTGTCCTGGCCCGCCCGTCCGGCGGCCCGGCCAGGACGTGCACCCGCGGCCGCCCGTCCGGCCGATCGATCGCCCAGACCTGCGCCCCGGTGATGATCTCGCAGCCCGCGTCGGTGGTGAGACGATCGCGCAGCGCGGTGAACCGCGACCAGCCGTGGTGCAGCCGCCGCTGATGTCGCGCCGGTCGGTCCGCAGGCAGGTGGCGCCAGTACTGGCCGCCGAGGTCGGCGGCGTCGAGGAGCACGACGGCGGCTCCCGCGTCGCGGGCGGCGCGGGCGGCGGTGAGACCGGCAGGTCCGGCGCCGATGATCACGACGGTCATGACCCGGCCCCCGGCAGCTCGTCCGCCTGCAGGGTCACGGTGTCGCCGTGGCAGGCGCGGCGCTGACAGGCGCGCACGTCGCGCTCGCCGTTGACCGTGACGACGCAGTCGAAGCACACGCCGATCCCACAGAACACCCCCCTGGGCCTGCGAGATCG
The Actinoalloteichus fjordicus DNA segment above includes these coding regions:
- a CDS encoding proline racemase family protein, coding for MRSIRTVSAVDSHTEGMPTRVVTGGVGVIPGATMNERRLHAIEHLDELRTFLVTEPRGHAAMSGAILQPSTRPDCDWGVLFIEVSGFLPMCGHGTIGVASVLVETGMVEVHEPETVIRLDTPAGVVVARVAVADGHAESVTIENVPSFVDRLDKVVAVPGLGDVPYSLAFGGNYYAMVELDDVGLPFDRSRADDVLRAGLDIMAAINATAPPRHPSIDGVDHCHHVEFLAPGSDARLSRHAMAIHPGWFDRSPCGTGTSARMAELWARGELPLDTDFVNESFIGSRFVGRLVRETDVAGIPAVIPTITGRAWVTGMGQYLLDPTDPFPAGFSF
- a CDS encoding dihydrodipicolinate synthase family protein, which produces MTGTKFDLGGVIVATTLPFKEDPNAPAGLAVDFDRFAAHCDWLMNNGCRGVGPNGSLGEYSSLTDEERRKVIQVAVETVGDRGLVVAGVHGVGWHQAKHWAELAAEDGAAGVLLLPPTIFRANEGEIIEHYEKVNEVGLPIMAYNNPFDTKVDLTPDLLAKIDGLDNLVAVKEFSGDVRRVLEILDKTSLQVIAGADDLLFESLVAGATGWFAGYPNAFPREAVELYRLVMAGKVFEARDLYRNMVPVFAWDSKTEFVQAIKLSIDVIGESYGGATRPPRGPLSETAAAAVRRDTERALAYTKNR
- a CDS encoding FAD-dependent oxidoreductase, with protein sequence MTVVIIGAGPAGLTAARAARDAGAAVVLLDAADLGGQYWRHLPADRPARHQRRLHHGWSRFTALRDRLTTDAGCEIITGAQVWAIDRPDGRPRVHVLAGPPDGRARTPRTLLPDALVLATGAHDRTLPFPGWDLPGVYSAGAAQALAKGERVAVGGRVLVAGAGPFLLPVAAALTHTDARVVGIHEAARLPALVRNWTARPWELFSALGKGGELGGYLLSQLRHRIPYVTGSAVVAAHGGERVESVTVARLDSTWAPLPGTERRIEVDAVCVSHGFTPRLELAIAAGCRIGPDRFVVTDQDGRTSVEDVFAAGEITGIGGAQAAETEGALAGLAAAGAADERRTARLRRRRVSTTRFAARIEGAHGIRPGWTAWLDGDTVLCRCEEVTHGELVDTVTATRSRGLRSTKLTSRAGLGICQARMCGRNVEEILGQTTPDGVIADASTDRRPIAAPISLAELAALPAAPTAQEGHTP
- a CDS encoding (2Fe-2S)-binding protein, with protein sequence MVPSSVDVVGRADEVDIVIEVDGEPVPGVRGQTLAGVLLAAGRDSWRTTSRSRRPRGVFCGIGVCFDCVVTVNGERDVRACQRRACHGDTVTLQADELPGAGS